A part of Acipenser ruthenus chromosome 12, fAciRut3.2 maternal haplotype, whole genome shotgun sequence genomic DNA contains:
- the LOC117973198 gene encoding neurogenic locus notch homolog protein 2-like, which produces MGIPRHAVGQILLILSWICVSEALQCRGLKEPCINDGKCIPYNNGTGYCKCAAGYLGEYCQHKDTCLPDTCRNRGNCTATVSGGVVRTSCTCPLGFSGTICETPQPTACYPQNPCHNQGTCRLLTQDRWECVCPRGWTGKSCQRVDSCASQPCQHGGTCSALSRERFTCSCLPGYTGTTCQTDIDECAARPALCQNKGQCVNMPGSARCQCQPGFSGKHCESVYVPCAPSPCLNGGTCRPTSDVSYECNCLPGFNGTDCERNIDDCPQHRCQNGGTCVDGVNTYNCQCPPEWTGQFCTEDVDECRLQPNACQNGGTCSNRQGSYSCVCVNGWSGDDCSKNIDDCATAACAAGSTCIDRVASFVCNCPVGKTGLLCHVADACISNPCQEESMCDTNPLNGQYICTCPSGFKGAACTEDIDECTMNSNPCEHGGRCVNTDGSFRCDCALGYAGPRCEADVNECISMPCQNDATCLDQIGEFTCICMPGFIGLHCETNIDECQSNPCLNSGRCTDQVNRFICDCPPGFSGVVCQVDIDECASTPCHNGAKCIDRPNGYECDCAEGFTGMLCEGNINDCDPEPCHYGHCQDGIATYTCVCDPGYMGPICSEQVNECQSSPCQNEGRCIDLVNKYQCNCLPGTSGDNCENNFDECASSPCEYGICKDGLNRYDCVCTPGYTGPMCNIDINECASNPCHNGGTCVNELNSFRCLCPEGYRDPICYSEVDECVSSPCIHGSCMDDVNGYRCECEPGWVGMDCELDRNECESNPCLNGGTCADLTNGYSCTCRKGFKGSNCEINIDECASNPCLYQGTCIDGVSSYTCHCSLPYTGVNCEVILAPCDPDPCTNSGICQASADYSSYSCLCAPGWQGQRCSQDVNECVTNPCKNGAVCQNSQGSYQCQCRPGYTGTNCETNIDDCVPNPCQNGGSCVDGVNSFSCSCLPGFHEAHCQTEVNECDSHPCLNGATCSDYVNSYACQCAPGFSGIHCENNIQECTDSSCLNNGTCVDGINAFSCRCRPGFAGAVCQYEINECDSQPCQNGGTCMDGLGTYRCSCPAGYTGNNCQTLLNLCITSLCNNGGTCVQGGRSWRCECPSDWTGLYCDVPMVSCAVAAARKRVSVDQVCQHSGTCINTGNTHRCLCQAGYTGSYCELDVDECASNPCHHAARCQDLQGGYLCQCLAGYQGVSCEYEVDECQSQPCRNGGTCFDLVNRFTCSCPPGTHGLQCEINDDDCAPDAHPSGGPRCFNGGQCIDGIGGYTCSCPPGFAGQHCEGDVNECLSSPCDPKGSLDCVQKTNDYMCKCRHGFTGRHCEAVVDLCQLNPCQNSGACSVDLNSPLGYVCHCRLGFVGNNCEYNRCGQIRCQNKQVCVETSSGPLCRCPEGPEGARCENMGCANQPCRNGATCLAQPQPPYYQCQCPEHFDGRDCDIYSTPSLRGPKTDCPIPQCAHKADDGVCDTQCNNHECGWDSGDCSLHFPAPWKKCAPERRCWELFNNDMCDEQCNTPECFFDSYECQSRGRTCKYQDYCINHYADRHCDQGCNTEECGWDGLDCSEDTPQRLEATLVIVVLLQPEELLGELPHFLHTLGTLLRTNLRLKLDPQNRPMLYPYYGREDEEPTRGTSRGRRSLELGKEVVGSKVYLEIDNRQCVHNSNDCFSTTDQAAAFIAAQAVKGSLPLPVISVWSQPEAESQQHYLYLLALAGAVILGLLVLGVVVVKSKRKHGTLWVPEGFLPKKDRKRREPVGQDDLGMKNLVTPQDEESMMYANQNERWLEDRPEAKKKKTEDQALLPEGEGTVDRRQWTLQHLEAADIRMTPSLALTPPQAEQELDCMDVNVRGPDGFTPLMLASLRVVGPDVSEEEEDEDEEEGDDSAANVITDLICQGATLVAQTDRTGETALHLAARYARADAAKRLLDSGADGNAQDNTGRSPLHCAVAADAQGVFQILIRNRATDLDARMNDGTTPLILAARLAVEGMVEELINCHADVNAVDDHGKSSLHWAAAVNNVEATLVLLKNGANRDMQDNKEETPLFLAAREGSFQVAQVLLDHFSNRDITDHMDRLPRDIAQERMHHDIVRLLDEYNMVRSPHGAGGHMVGVMCGPNGSFLSLRQAPQGKKARRANTKTPGSTPNLGKDLKEVKARRRKKSPGENKGHLSESSVTLSPVDSLESPHAYISDNSSHPHLTAPGAQQHPQHTLSLASLSEQHAYSHGSSTILPPVSHMLSQHGLGMGRAGQHGPSEWMGLPSSGYGQMFGVLHHHQATGSHPSMHQQGMMAPMNVTMAREQLPSIVAFQMMPNSASQQHVNQQQQHRPSPHVQNHCAQNMGGGSLYQGSDMGHPAAQMPNNLMPQQDGQRAAALPQYQPLQSSVDKYPTPPSQHSYPSTSENTPGHSKPGPSEHPYLTPSPESPDQWSSSSPHSASDWSDVTTSPTSMSQLQPSGAHIPEQQRSSMQAFA; this is translated from the exons CTCTGCAATGTCGAGGATTGAAGGAGCCCTGTATCAATGATGGGAAATGCATTCCCTACAACAACGGCACTGGATACTGCAA GTGTGCTGCAGGCTACCTGGGGGAGTACTGCCAGCACAAGGATACTTGCCTGCCCGATACGTGCAGAAACAGGGGCAACTGCACAGCAACAGTGTCGGGGGGTGTGGTCCGCACGTCCTGCACCTGCCCCCTGGGTTTCTCCGGAACCATCTGTGAGACCCCCCAGCCCACTGCCTGCTACCCGCAGAACCCCTGCCACAACCAGGGCACCTGCCGTCTCCTGACCCAGGACAGATGGGAGTGTGTGTGTCCACGCGGCTGGACAG GTAAGAGCTGCCAGCGTGTGGACTCCTGTGCCTCTCAGCCCTGCCAGCACGGAGGCACCTGCTCCGCACTGTCGAGGGAGCGCTTCACCTGCAGCTGCCTCCCCGGCTATACCGGGACAACCTGCCAGACGGACATCGACGAGTGTGCAGCCAGGCCGGCGCTGTGCCAGAACAAGGGGCAGTGTGTGAACATGCCAGGGAGCGCCCGCTGCCAGTGTCAGCCGGGCTTCAGCGGGAAGCACTGTGAGAGCGTCTACGTGCCCTGCGCACCCTCCCCCTGCCTCAACGGGGGCACCTGCCGGCCCACCAGTGACGTCTCCTACGAGTGCAACTGCCTGCCAG GTTTCAATGGGACGGACTGTGAAAGGAACATTGATGACTGCCCGCAGCACCGCTGCCAGAATGGGGGGACCTGTGTGGACGGAGTGAACACCTACAACTGCCAGTGTCCCCCGGAGTGGACAG GTCAGTTCTGCACAGAGGATGTGGACGAGTGCAGGCTGCAGCCCAACGCCTGTCAGAACGGAGGGACCTGCAGCAACCGGCAAGGCAGCTACAGCTGCGTCTGCGTCAACGGCTGGAGCGGCGACGACTGCAGCAAGAACATCGATGACTGCGCCACTGCAGCCTGTGCAGCGGGGTCCACATGCATCGACCGCGTGGCATCCTTCGTCTGCAACTGCCCCGTGGGCAAAACGG GTCTCCTGTGCCACGTGGCAGATGCTTGTATTAGCAACCCCTGCCAGGAGGAGTCGATGTGTGACACCAACCCCCTAAACGGGCAGTACATCTGCACCTGCCCCTCGGGGTTCAAAGGAGCCGCCTGCACAGAGGACATCGATGAATGCACCATGA ACTCGAACCCCTGTGAGCACGGCGGCCGCTGTGTGAACACGGACGGCTCGTTCCGCTGCGACTGTGCGCTCGGCTACGCCGGGCCGCGCTGCGAGGCTGACGTCAACGAGTGCATCTCCATGCCCTGCCAGAACGACGCCACCTGCCTGGACCAGATCGGAGAGTTCACCTGCATCTGTATGCCAG ggttCATCGGGCTGCACTGTGAGACGAACATCGACGAGTGCCAGAGTAACCCGTGCCTGAACAGTGGTCGGTGCACCGACCAGGTCAACAGGTTCATCTGTGACTGCCCGCCAG GCTTCAGTGGTGTGGTGTGCCAGGTGGACATCGATGAGTGTGCGAGCACGCCGTGCCACAACGGAGCCAAGTGCATCGACCGACCCAACGGATACGAGTGTGACTGCGCAGAGG GGTTCACTGGCATGCTGTGTGAGGGGAACATCAATGACTGCGATCCGGAGCCCTGCCACTACGGGCACTGCCAGGATGGCATTGCCACctacacgtgtgtgtgtgacccGGGCTACATGGGACCCATCTGCAGTGAGCAGGTCAACGAGTGCCAGAGCAGCCCCTGCCAGAACGAGGGCCGCTGCATCGATCTGGTCAACAAGTACCAGTGCAACTGCCTGCCAGGCACCTCCG GTGACAACTGTGAGAATAACTTTGATGAGTGTGCGAGCAGCCCCTGTGAATATGGGATCTGCAAGGACGGGCTGAACCGATACGACTGCGTCTGCACTCCGGGATACACAG GCCCAATGTGCAACATCGACATCAACGAGTGTGCCTCGAACCCGTGTCACAACGGCGGCACGTGCGTGAACGAGCTCAACAGCTTCCGCTGCCTGTGTCCCGAGGGTTACCGGGACCCCATCTGCTACTCCGAGGTGGACGAGTGCGTCAGCAGCCCATGCATCCACGGCAGCTGCATGGATGACGTCAACGG GTACAGGTGTGAGTGTGAGCCTGGCTGGGTGGGGATGGACTGCGAGCTGGATCGCAATGAGTGTGAATCGAACCCGTGTCTCAATGGAGGAACCTGCGCTGACCTCACCAACGGCTACAGCTGCACTTGCAGGAAGGGCTTCAAAG GCTCAAACTGTGAGATTAATATCGACGAGTGTGCCTCGAATCCGTGCTTGTACCAGGGGACCTGCATCGATGGAGTCAGCAGCTACACCTGCCATTGCTCACTGCCTTACACAG GTGTGAACTGTGAAGTCATCCTGGCTCCCTGTGACCCGGATCCCTGCACCAACTCTGGGATCTGCCAGGCGTCTGCTGACTACTCGAGCTACTCCTGCCTGTGTGCCCCCGGCTGGCAAG GTCAGCGATGTTCACAAGACGTCAACGAATGTGTCACCAACCCCTGTAAGAATGGCGCTGTGTGCCAGAACAGCCAGGGCAGCTACCAGTGCCAGTGCCGCCCTGGGTACACCGGGACCAACTGCGAGACCAACATCGATGATTGCGTGCCAA ATCCGTGCCAGAATGGGGGCTCCTGTGTGGACGGCGTAAACTCGTTCTCATGCTCCTGCCTGCCGGGGTTCCACGAAGCCCACTGCCAGACGGAGGTGAACGAGTGCGACAGTCACCCCTGTCTGAACGGAGCCACCTGCAGCGACTATGTGAACAGCTACGCCTGCCAGTGCGCCCCGGGATTCAGCGGCATCCACTGTGAGAATAACATCCAGGAGTGCACAGACAG ctcctgtctcaATAATGGCACCTGTGTGGACGGGATCAACGCGTTCAGTTGCCGCTGCCGGCCGGGCTTCGCGGGCGCAGTGTGCCAGTACGAGATCAACGAGTGCGACTCCCAGCCCTGTCAGAACGGCGGAACCTGCATGGACGGACTGGGCACCTACCGCTGCTCCTGCCCCGCAGGCTACACTGGCAACAACTGCCAG ACCTTGCTCAACCTGTGCATCACGTCCTTGTGTAACAACGGGGGCACCTGTGTGCAGGGGGGCCGGTCCTGGCGGTGCGAGTGTCCCAGTGACTGGACTGGCTTGTACTGCGACGTGCCCATGGTCTCCTGCGCAGTGGCTGCTGCTCGCAAAC GTGTCAGCGTTGATCAGGTGTGCCAACACTCTGGAACATGCATCAATACGGGCAACACCCACCGGTGCCTTTGCCAGGCGGGCTACACCGGCAGCTACTGCGAGCTGGACGTGGACGAGTGCGCCTCGAACCCCTGCCACCACGCCGCTCGCTGCCAGGATCTGCAGGGGGGCTACCTGTGCCAG TGCCTGGCTGGGTACCAGGGGGTGAGCTGTGAGTACGAAGTGGACGAGTGCCAGTCCCAGCCCTGCAGAAACGGAGGCACCTGCTTCGACCTGGTGAACCGATTCACCTGCTCCTGCCCTCCCGGGACACACG ggctgcagtgtgagaTCAACGATGATGACTGTGCTCCAGATGCCCACCCCAGCGGGGGGCCGCGCTGCTTCAATGGAGGGCAGTGCATCGATGGCATCGGGGGCTACACCTGCAGCTGCCCCCCTGGCTTTGCTGGCCAGCACTGTGAGGGCGATGTCAACGAGTGTCTGTCCAGCCCCTGTGACCCCAAGGGCAGCCTTGACTGTGTCCAGAAAACCAACGACTACATGTGCAAGTGTCGGCACGGCTTCACAG GGCGTCACTGTGAGGCGGTCGTGGACCTGTGCCAGCTGAACCCATGTCAGAACAGTGGGGCGTGTTCTGTTGACCTCAACTCTCCACTTGGCTACGTCTGCCACTGCCGCTTG GGCTTTGTTGGGAATAACTGTGAGTATAACCGATGTGGGCAGATTCGCTGCCAGAACAAGCAGGTTTGTGTGGAAACCTCGTCAGGCCCGCTGTGCCGCTGCCCGGAGGGACCCGAGGGAGCTCGGTGTGAGAATATGGGCTGTGCCAACCAACCCTGCAGGAACGGGGCCACCTGCCTAGCCCAGCCCCAGCCGCCCTACTACCAGTGTCAGTGCCCGGAGCACTTCGACGGGCGCGACTGTGACATCTACTCCACCCCGTCTCTCCGGGGCCCTAAAACAGACTGCCCGATCCCACAGTGCGCCCACAAGGCTGACGATGGCGTCTGTGACACGCAGTGCAACAACCACGAGTGTGGCTGGGACAGCGGGGACTGCTCCCTGCACTTCCCCGCCCCCTGGAAGAAGTGCGCCCCCGAGCGGCGCTGCTGGGAGCTGTTCAACAACGACATGTGCGACGAGCAGTGCAACACTCCAGAGTGCTTCTTCGACAGCTACGAGTGCCAGAGCAGAGGCAGGACCTGCAA GTATCAGGATTACTGCATCAATCACTACGCTGACAGGCACTGTGACCAGGGCTGCAACACAGAGGAGTGTGGCTGGGACGGGCTGGACTGCTCGGAGGACACGCCCCAGCGGCTGGAGGCCACGCTGGTCATCGTGGTGCTGCTGCAGCCCGAGGAGCTGCTGGGAGAGCTGCCCCACTTCCTGCACACGCTGGGCACGCTGCTCCGCACAAACCTGCGCCTCAAGCTGGACCCCCAGAACAGGCCCATGCTGTACCCCTACTACGGCAGGGAGGACGAGGAGCCCACCCGCGGCACGAGCAGGGGCCGGCGCTCCCTGGAGCTGGGGAAGGAGGTCGTGGG TTCCAAGGTGTACCTGGAGATTGATAACCGCCAGTGTGTTCACAATTCCAATGACTGCTTTTCTACAACAGACCAGGCTGCTGCGTTCATAGCTGCTCAGGCAGTCAAGGGCAGCCTCCCTCTCCCAGTCATCTCCGTCTGGA GCCAGCCGGAGGCTGAAAGTCAGCAGCACTACCTGTACCTGCTGGCCCTGGCGGGGGCTGTGATCCTGGGGCTCCTGGTCCTGGGTGTGGTCGTGGTGAAGAGCAAGCGCAAGCACGGCACGCTGTGGGTCCCCGAGGGGTTCCTGCCCAAGAAGGACCGCAAGCGGCGCGAGCCTGTGGGCCAGGATGACCTCGGAATGAA GAACCTGGTGACCCCACAAGATGAAGAGAGCATGATGTATGCCAATCAGAACGAGCGCTGGCTTGAGGACCGGCCCGAagccaaaaagaaaaag ACTGAGGACCAGGCCCTCCTCCCTGAAGGCGAGGGGACGGTGGACCGCCGGCAGTGGACGCTTCAGCACCTGGAGGCAGCCGACATCCGCATGACCCCCTCGCTGGCACTGACCCCCCCGCAGGCGGAGCAGGAGCTGGACTGCATGGACGTCAATGTCAGAGGACCAG ACGGCTTCACCCCCTTGATGCTGGCATCCTTGCGAGTGGTTGGTCCCGATGtctctgaggaggaggaggacgaggatGAAGAGGAGGGCGACGACTCTGCTGCCAATGTAATCACAGACCTGATCTGCCAGGGAGCCACCCTGGTGGCGCAGACGGACCGCACCGGTGAGACCGCGCTCCACCTGGCAGCCCGCTACGCCCGGGCCGATGCTGCCAAGCGCCTGCTGGACTCCGGAGCGGACGGCAACGCCCAGGACAACACAGGCCGCTCGCCGCTGCACTGCGCTGTGGCAGCCGACGCACAGGGAGTCTTCCAG ATTCTCATCCGTAACCGTGCCACAGACCTGGATGCCCGTATGAACGATGGCACCACCCCGCTGATCCTGGCTGCTCGCCTCGCGGTGGAGGGCATGGTGGAAGAGCTCATCAACTGCCACGCTGATGTCAACGCCGTGGACGATCACG GAAAGTCGTCTCTGCACTGGGCTGCAGCTGTCAACAATGTCGAAGCCACGCTGGTGCTGCTGAAGAACGGAGCCAACCGCGACATGCAGGACAACAAG GAGGAGACCCCGCTCTTTCTCGCCGCGCGAGAGGGCAGCTTCCAGGTGGCTCAGGTGCTGCTGGATCACTTCTCTAACCGGGACATCACAGACCACATGGACCGGCTGCCCCGGGACATCGCGCAGGAGCGCATGCACCATGACATCGTGAGGCTGCTGGACGAGTACAACATGGTGCGCAGTCCTCACGGGGCGGGGGGCCACATGGTGGGCGTCATGTGTGGCCCCAACGGCTCCTTCCTCAGCCTGCGCCAAGCCCCTCAGGGGAAGAAGGCAAGACGTGCCAACACCAAGACCCCAGGCAGCACCCCCAACCTGGGCAAGGACCTGAAAGAGGTCAAGGCCCGTCGACGGAAGAAATCCCCGGGAGAGAACAAGGGCCACCTGTCAGAGAGCTCGGTTACCCTGTCCCCCGTCGACTCCCTTGAATCTCCCCACGCCTACATCTCAGACAACAGCTCCCACCCCCACCTGACAGCCCCGGGGGCGCAGCAGCATCCCCAGCACACCCTCTCCCTCGCTAGCCTGAGCGAGCAGCATGCCTACAGCCACGGCTCCAGCACCATCCTGCCCCCTGTCAGCCACATGCTGTCCCAGCACGGCCTGGGCATGGGGAGGGCGGGCCAGCACGGCCCTTCAGAGTGGATGGGGCTGCCCAGCTCGGGCTACGGCCAAATGTTCGGGgtcctccaccatcaccaggccACGGGCTCTCACCCCAGCATGCACCAGCAGGGCATGATGGCGCCCATGAACGTCACCATGGCGCGGGAGCAGCTGCCGTCGATAGTTGCCTTTCAAATGATGCCAAACTCGGCCAGCCAGCAGCATGtgaatcagcagcagcagcacagacccTCTCCGCATGTTCAGAACCACTGCGCACAGAACATGGGCGGCGGCTCCCTGTATCAGGGCTCTGATATGGGCCACCCCGCTGCCCAGATGCCCAACAACCTGATGCCCCAGCAAGATGGCCAGAGGGCAGCAGCGCTCCCTCAATACCAACCTCTTCAGAGCTCTGTGGATAAATACCCCACGCCCCCATCGCAGCACAGCTACCCCTCCACCTCGGAGAACACGCCCGGTCACAGCAAGCCCGGCCCGAGCGAGCACCCCTACCTCACCCCCTCGCCAGAGTCCCCAGACCAGTGGTCCAGCTCCTCCCCCCACTCCGCCTCCGACTGGTCCGACGTCACCACCAGCCCCACCTCCATGAGCCAGCTGCAGCCCAGCGGCGCCCACATTCCCGAGCAGCAGAGGAGCAGCATGCAGGCGTTTGCATGA